A stretch of the Saccharolobus caldissimus genome encodes the following:
- a CDS encoding archaea-specific SMC-related protein has protein sequence MKVRVYNIGGITQEYSLDLQKGVTTYEAPNAYGKTSLVRALVSLLTSSIKAEDLLNVFADSGYIEVYLDNKEYYRRIKRVKNGLYEEKNLIMDDDRALLLTYFSPENRLVTQILSGDGNIEWFISATSKINELRAKKDELSKLLNAEMLARDELQKKYNNIKEIQTKIRAIDEEIEKLEKERENSSNIVAKTTHTITITRQNKINEILNKIKVKKDELANLELALKKIEEEIQSKENRVSPEVKAQLQKELNEINERLKLRTNDRTELEIELKVLERVLEEVEESDKQHLDTCNVCGSKVDPSIWKVRMEIISRELREKTSLLDSLRNEIIGLQKRKEEIELRLKELETMENEIAKLKAKREELINRIGSVKFQIDDLERQRRETEERFSRSESLTGAIITPDDTANLIKRIEELRKKREEYEYELQLLGVPSSILEELKEKEEHIEQLQKQVDELQVEYIRRLTRARDEFTRISNQLLKRFEFDMEAEIDSNYRLVVRRRGVLIDIKKLSSSERTTLALILVLSALRAYFKTPYFIIDESAMTFDQKRFNRLLEYLAEVADYVIITKSNENTEIKTIPAKQLEVSS, from the coding sequence ATGAAGGTTAGAGTATATAATATAGGTGGTATAACCCAAGAATATAGCCTTGATTTACAAAAAGGAGTAACAACATATGAGGCTCCTAATGCCTATGGTAAAACATCATTAGTGAGGGCATTAGTGTCTTTGCTAACCTCCAGTATTAAGGCAGAAGATTTGCTGAATGTATTTGCAGATAGCGGATATATTGAAGTTTATTTAGATAATAAAGAATATTATAGGAGAATAAAGAGAGTGAAAAATGGATTGTATGAAGAGAAAAATTTAATTATGGACGATGATAGAGCATTACTTCTAACGTATTTCTCACCAGAAAATAGATTAGTTACTCAAATATTATCAGGAGATGGTAATATAGAGTGGTTTATATCGGCTACATCTAAGATAAATGAATTAAGAGCTAAAAAAGATGAATTATCGAAATTATTAAACGCCGAAATGCTAGCCAGAGATGAATTGCAGAAAAAGTATAATAACATAAAAGAAATACAAACTAAAATAAGAGCCATCGATGAAGAGATAGAAAAATTGGAAAAAGAAAGGGAAAATAGTTCAAATATAGTAGCAAAGACTACTCATACAATAACAATTACAAGACAAAATAAGATAAATGAGATATTAAATAAGATAAAAGTGAAGAAAGATGAATTGGCAAATTTAGAATTAGCATTAAAGAAAATTGAAGAAGAAATACAAAGCAAGGAGAATAGAGTATCTCCAGAAGTAAAGGCACAACTACAGAAAGAGTTAAATGAGATTAATGAAAGGCTAAAATTAAGGACAAATGATAGGACGGAATTAGAAATAGAGCTTAAAGTTTTAGAACGTGTTCTAGAAGAAGTAGAAGAATCTGATAAGCAGCATTTAGATACGTGTAACGTATGTGGAAGTAAGGTAGACCCAAGTATATGGAAAGTTAGAATGGAAATAATAAGTAGAGAACTAAGAGAAAAGACCTCACTCTTAGATTCACTACGCAATGAGATAATAGGCTTACAAAAGAGAAAAGAGGAGATAGAGCTTAGACTAAAAGAACTAGAAACAATGGAAAATGAAATAGCAAAATTAAAGGCTAAAAGAGAAGAACTTATAAATAGAATTGGATCAGTTAAGTTCCAAATTGATGATTTAGAAAGACAAAGAAGAGAAACCGAAGAAAGATTTAGTAGAAGTGAGTCGTTAACTGGAGCAATAATAACCCCAGATGACACGGCAAATCTTATAAAGAGAATTGAAGAGCTAAGGAAAAAGAGAGAAGAATACGAGTATGAGCTTCAATTACTAGGAGTTCCCTCTTCAATTCTTGAAGAGTTAAAGGAAAAAGAAGAGCATATAGAGCAGTTACAAAAGCAAGTTGATGAATTACAAGTTGAGTATATAAGACGTTTAACTAGGGCTAGAGACGAATTTACGAGAATATCAAATCAGCTATTAAAGAGATTCGAATTTGATATGGAAGCAGAAATTGACAGTAATTACAGATTAGTTGTAAGAAGAAGAGGAGTATTAATAGATATTAAGAAGCTCTCCTCTTCAGAAAGAACTACATTAGCACTAATCTTAGTATTAAGTGCTTTAAGAGCTTACTTTAAGACACCATACTTCATAATAGACGAATCAGCAATGACATTTGACCAAAAGAGATTTAATAGACTTTTAGAATACTTAGCAGAAGTTGCAGATTATGTAATTATAACAAAAAGTAATGAAAATACTGAAATAAAAACTATACCAGCTAAACAACTAGAGGTTTCAAGTTAA
- a CDS encoding CBS domain-containing protein, which translates to MQLIVKNVMSKQIYTIKAEATIKEAAEEMRKHNIGSLLVTDDKDTVVGIISERDILRAYADKRIYSKVSEYMTKEVKGVVEDTSVVEALSIMLENGFRHLPIVNENGKISGIVSIRDLVKAIIDPHYSQFRKEWHEVKNSGYICPVCGLEIDEYGYCGCGTGSG; encoded by the coding sequence ATGCAATTAATCGTCAAAAATGTAATGTCTAAGCAAATTTATACAATTAAAGCCGAAGCTACAATTAAAGAAGCAGCGGAGGAGATGAGAAAACACAATATAGGCTCTTTATTAGTAACAGACGATAAAGATACTGTAGTTGGAATTATCTCAGAGAGGGATATTTTAAGAGCATATGCAGATAAGAGAATTTACAGTAAGGTATCAGAATATATGACAAAAGAAGTGAAAGGTGTTGTTGAAGATACTAGTGTTGTTGAAGCTTTAAGTATTATGTTAGAGAACGGATTTAGGCATTTACCAATTGTTAATGAAAATGGTAAGATTAGTGGTATAGTGTCAATTAGAGATCTAGTGAAAGCTATAATAGATCCTCATTATTCCCAGTTTAGAAAGGAGTGGCATGAGGTTAAAAATTCTGGCTATATATGTCCAGTTTGCGGCCTTGAGATAGATGAATATGGGTATTGCGGATGTGGAACTGGCTCTGGTTAA
- a CDS encoding metallophosphoesterase family protein, with protein MVSLFKRKKADINVSNKNVRILFTSDLHASYMAFKKFINAAKLYKVDALIIGGDIAGKTLVPIIDLGSGKYNVDDKVISTNELNTIIERFKNEGTYYVILSKNEFEEASKNKKMQDELFKEAMINTVREWIKISEERLKDYRIPIFVNLGNDDPEYLFDVLKEGELFKVGEGDVFELNGYEIVSYGYVNPTPWRTFREKEEEEIYSDLKNIVNKLTNFSMAIYNFHAPPYNTNLDNAPLLDKNLKPVIRGGEFVYVHVGSKSVRRIIEETNPLLGLHGHIHESRGFDRINNTLVINPGSEYSNGLLHAALVILEGSSIKAHQFILG; from the coding sequence GTGGTTTCATTATTTAAGAGGAAAAAAGCTGATATTAATGTTAGTAACAAGAATGTCAGAATATTATTTACTTCAGACCTTCATGCATCTTATATGGCATTTAAAAAATTCATTAATGCTGCAAAACTGTATAAAGTTGACGCTTTAATAATAGGCGGGGACATAGCTGGTAAAACCCTTGTGCCCATAATAGACTTAGGAAGCGGAAAGTATAACGTCGATGATAAGGTTATCTCAACTAACGAATTAAACACTATAATTGAGAGGTTCAAAAATGAGGGAACGTATTACGTTATATTATCTAAAAACGAATTTGAAGAAGCTTCTAAGAATAAAAAAATGCAAGACGAATTATTTAAGGAAGCTATGATTAATACGGTACGCGAGTGGATTAAAATTTCTGAGGAAAGATTGAAGGATTATAGAATACCAATTTTTGTAAATTTAGGTAACGATGACCCCGAGTATTTATTTGATGTTCTAAAAGAAGGAGAACTATTTAAAGTTGGAGAAGGTGACGTATTTGAGTTAAATGGGTATGAAATAGTTTCTTATGGTTACGTAAATCCAACACCTTGGAGGACTTTTAGAGAAAAAGAAGAAGAGGAAATATATTCTGATTTAAAGAATATAGTTAACAAATTAACAAATTTCTCAATGGCCATTTATAATTTTCATGCGCCCCCTTATAATACTAATTTAGATAATGCTCCATTATTAGATAAGAACCTTAAACCTGTAATTAGAGGTGGAGAATTTGTGTATGTACATGTAGGCTCTAAGTCTGTTAGAAGGATAATTGAAGAAACAAATCCGTTACTCGGTTTACATGGTCATATTCATGAATCTAGGGGATTTGATAGAATTAATAACACATTAGTAATTAATCCAGGGAGTGAGTATAGTAATGGTCTTCTTCATGCTGCTCTTGTGATATTAGAGGGCAGTAGTATCAAAGCTCACCAATTCATTCTAGGATAA
- a CDS encoding 2,3-diphosphoglycerate-dependent phosphoglycerate mutase: protein MTVVIFIRHGQSTSNVSKILSHDTNSYPLTEEGIMQAKEAGKELSKIKVEKIYTSPVLRAYQTALIIGESLGIFPIVDERLRERYLGELNNTTFDPSDHWKLKMLKKQLEVKGLESWEDMTRRMRNFIESVVNKNNNVIVAVSHSDPIRAIVAYFLKLDDISGWGIRIPNASFTILKCNNANSCEILSIGSPVITTQVLSKLNVNVKIS from the coding sequence ATGACTGTAGTAATTTTCATTAGACATGGACAAAGTACATCAAACGTTAGTAAAATACTTAGCCATGATACTAACAGTTACCCTTTAACTGAAGAGGGAATAATGCAAGCTAAGGAAGCTGGAAAAGAGCTTTCAAAAATAAAAGTGGAAAAAATTTATACAAGTCCAGTTCTAAGAGCATACCAAACTGCCCTTATAATAGGGGAATCTTTAGGAATTTTTCCAATTGTTGACGAGAGGCTAAGGGAAAGATACCTGGGAGAGTTAAATAATACCACGTTTGACCCTTCAGATCATTGGAAACTAAAAATGTTAAAAAAACAGCTTGAAGTTAAAGGGTTAGAAAGTTGGGAAGATATGACAAGGAGAATGAGGAATTTCATTGAGTCAGTAGTAAATAAAAATAATAATGTGATAGTTGCAGTTTCGCATTCAGATCCAATCAGAGCTATAGTAGCATATTTCCTTAAGCTAGACGACATTAGTGGATGGGGTATAAGGATACCTAATGCTAGCTTCACAATACTGAAATGTAATAATGCTAATTCTTGTGAAATATTAAGTATAGGCTCCCCCGTAATAACAACACAAGTGCTATCTAAACTCAATGTTAATGTCAAAATTTCTTAA
- a CDS encoding D-aminoacyl-tRNA deacylase yields the protein MDIKLVYSNLDPVGLTIRKLGYNFEEISEDVIDFKYEKGDAIVIFSRHQSKAGVPSLTVHYPGNPVDEVVGGEPNKLGIAYPRLLTSILREIKKLNVEIEKTMEATHHGPTYQNIPVIFVEVGSNSEYWNNEKIVKMVVDATLKAIEKVDDIECKGFISGFGGPHYPRLFTQLAEEYCIGHVISKYYIDKLSNEVIIQVINKSINNIDKVILDSLNSRQKQRLLGVLRNFDINIEFR from the coding sequence GTGGATATTAAGTTAGTCTATTCAAATTTAGATCCTGTAGGTTTAACCATTAGAAAATTAGGATACAATTTTGAGGAAATTAGTGAGGACGTAATAGATTTTAAATATGAAAAAGGAGATGCTATAGTTATTTTTTCCAGACATCAGAGTAAAGCAGGAGTACCGTCATTAACTGTTCATTATCCTGGAAATCCAGTAGACGAGGTTGTTGGCGGGGAACCAAATAAGCTAGGCATTGCATATCCCAGATTACTTACTTCGATTTTAAGGGAAATTAAAAAACTTAATGTGGAGATAGAGAAAACAATGGAGGCTACTCATCACGGTCCTACATATCAGAATATTCCCGTAATATTTGTTGAAGTTGGCAGCAATTCTGAATATTGGAATAATGAGAAAATAGTAAAAATGGTAGTAGATGCTACACTTAAAGCTATTGAAAAAGTTGATGATATAGAATGTAAAGGGTTTATATCAGGTTTTGGTGGTCCTCATTATCCGCGACTTTTTACGCAATTAGCTGAGGAATATTGCATAGGTCATGTTATATCAAAATATTATATTGATAAATTATCAAATGAAGTTATAATACAAGTTATAAATAAATCAATAAATAACATTGATAAAGTAATATTAGATAGCCTTAACTCTAGACAAAAACAGCGCCTTTTAGGTGTATTAAGAAATTTTGACATTAACATTGAGTTTAGATAG
- a CDS encoding NAD(P)/FAD-dependent oxidoreductase: MTKLVIVGSGITGLLTALMYNGDSIILEKEKEIARNSKASLWSIFPPLCGNHRSECEEAIKLYEDICSKYGIYCKKANILRISNNKLGGKIIDRKEIRSLEPQLQIDEAEFFDNGFFVEGDELFSSLSSEFNIELNSEVIDIKVVNNEAKALITNKGEIRGDFYVLATGYLTSKLITRLGINLEIIPYKGHLLITRKVGLNNILIVNDRIAVEGRSLYLNGDSKPNSSTNIDYDEVSKTISEISKILKIDTTNIEIRVGFRSVSKDGEPIVKRIYSNMILVTGYRFGFAIAPILAKKVVEMIKSGY; the protein is encoded by the coding sequence ATGACAAAACTTGTAATAGTTGGGAGTGGAATAACCGGTTTACTCACTGCCTTAATGTACAATGGAGACTCTATAATTTTAGAAAAGGAGAAAGAAATAGCACGTAATTCAAAGGCTAGTCTATGGTCCATATTTCCACCTCTATGCGGAAATCATAGAAGCGAGTGCGAAGAGGCAATAAAATTATATGAAGATATATGTTCCAAATACGGAATTTATTGCAAAAAAGCGAATATTCTAAGAATATCAAATAATAAACTTGGTGGGAAAATAATAGATAGAAAGGAAATAAGAAGTTTAGAACCTCAGTTGCAAATAGATGAAGCTGAATTTTTTGATAATGGATTTTTCGTAGAAGGAGACGAATTATTTAGCTCACTTAGTAGTGAGTTTAACATAGAATTAAACTCTGAAGTTATTGATATAAAAGTTGTAAACAACGAAGCTAAAGCTTTGATTACAAACAAAGGAGAGATAAGAGGAGATTTCTATGTATTAGCAACTGGTTATCTAACTTCAAAGTTAATCACAAGATTAGGTATAAACTTGGAAATTATACCTTATAAAGGACATTTGTTAATCACAAGGAAGGTAGGTTTGAACAATATATTAATAGTAAATGATAGAATAGCCGTTGAAGGGAGAAGTTTATATCTTAATGGGGATTCAAAGCCAAATAGTTCTACAAATATAGATTATGACGAAGTTTCCAAAACTATTAGTGAAATAAGTAAAATACTTAAAATTGATACTACAAATATTGAAATCAGAGTGGGGTTTAGAAGTGTTTCAAAAGATGGGGAGCCTATTGTTAAAAGAATATATTCTAATATGATTTTAGTAACTGGATATAGATTTGGATTTGCCATAGCTCCAATCTTAGCTAAAAAAGTAGTTGAGATGATAAAAAGTGGATATTAA
- the trxA gene encoding thioredoxin → MTDELNDPELQKILSKKMKQILSESISNEEEKEIVKHLDSKNFDDFIRKNKVAVIDFWAEWCAPCLILAPIIEELARDYPQVGFGKINSDENPDIAARYGVMSLPTLIFFKNGEPVDEILGAVPREEIEYRLKMLLD, encoded by the coding sequence ATGACTGACGAACTAAATGATCCAGAGTTACAAAAAATTCTCTCAAAAAAGATGAAGCAAATCCTTTCAGAGAGTATTAGTAATGAGGAGGAAAAGGAAATAGTAAAACATTTGGATTCCAAAAATTTTGACGATTTCATAAGAAAAAACAAAGTTGCGGTAATAGATTTTTGGGCCGAATGGTGTGCTCCATGCCTGATTTTAGCACCAATAATAGAGGAGTTGGCTAGAGATTATCCTCAAGTTGGATTCGGGAAAATCAATTCAGATGAAAACCCAGATATAGCTGCGAGATATGGTGTAATGAGTTTACCCACTTTAATATTCTTTAAGAATGGGGAACCAGTTGATGAGATCTTAGGTGCAGTACCTAGGGAGGAAATAGAGTACAGGTTAAAGATGCTATTGGATTAG